atgtattatttattttatttcatattttttatattataaatttaaaaaaatgattttaatattttattttaaagtgtctcataactattattttataaatataataaatacataactttaaaatttaatattttatatatgaaaatgaaCGAATGTAGATTCGAGAGATAGAAAATCGACCACGCTATTGGAGGagtatcaaaattttcaacaaaagaAAATTGCCATACTTACTCTCAATGTGTTTTTCGCATAAAAAAATGTTGGGACCCAGCTACCTAATTTCTTCTCTCTATCACTTTCATGAACCAAACAAGAGCTCTTACTTCTCTCTCGCTCCTACTTCTCTCTCTCTATACTAAATCACCGCAAACCAATCACATCCTAAGGAAGAGTTTGGGGTTTATGAGAGAGACCCTAATCCCAGTGGCCACAGTAACCATTTCTGGCCACCACCACCATTACAACACCACCAGCGGTGGCTTTTCATGGCACAATTCATCATCTCAATCTTCTCATTCAAACCACCGCCAAGTCAATGACCCTCTCTTCCTCTTTCAGAGCTTCAAAACCTTTCTTCTCACTATCCATAAAACGCTCCCTCCTCCCTTTCTCCACACTCCCCCATAAAAACGACATCACTCATTCCCAATACGACGCCGTTTCGCATCATTTCCGCGCCGCTGTTACTCAACCCGAGTTACTCCTCCGAGTTCTCAACTCAGTTAAACACCGACCTATCCTCGCACTACGGTTCTTCCGTTGGGCGGAAAAACAATCTGGATTCAAACGATCTGAATCCGCTTTCGTCGCTATCCTCGAAATTCTCGCCAGAAATGGTTTTATGAGGTCTGCCTATTGTGTTATGGAGAAGGTAATTGATGTCAAAATTGACGCCGTCGTTTTGGATGTTTTAGTTAACAACTACAATGGCGGCGCCGGTTGTGGTTCTGAGGTATCTGTTAAGCTTCTTGATTTATTGCTTTGGATTTACGCGAAAAAATCGGCGTTAGAGAAttgtttgttgattttttacaaaatgattCATAGTGGATTGTTGCCTGATGTTAGGAATTGTAATAGGGTTCTTAAATTGCTTAGGGATAGGAGTATGGTGAATGAGGCTAAAGAAGTTTATAATGTAATGGTTGAGTGTGGAATTAGGCCTACAACTGTTACTTATAATACTTTGTTGGATTCTTTTTGTAAACAAGGGGAAGTTGGTCAAGCAATGGAGCTTTTGTTAATGATGAGGAGTATCGGGTGTGTTCCGAATGATGTGAGCTATAATGTTTTGGTGAATGGTTTGTCGAGTAAAGGGGATTTGAAAGAGGCTAACGAATTGATTGAGGAGATGTGGGAATTGGGACTTGAGGTTTCGGCTCACACGTATAACCCTTTGATTCGTGGGTATTGTAAGAAAGGGATGCTTGAGGAAGCTACTAGTCTTGTGGAGAAGATGTTGGGGAGAGGAGCTTTGCCTACGGTTGCAACGTATAATACGGTCATGTACGGTCTTTGTAGGTTGGGAAGAGTGAGTGATGCAAGGCAGTTATTGGATGTAATGGTAAATAAGAATTTGATGCCTGACTTAGTATCCTATAATACTTTGATTTACGGTTACAGCAGGTTGGGTGTATTAGGCGAGGCTTTTCTCTTGTTTGTTGAGTTGAGATACAAGAATCTTGTTCCTAGTGTTGTGACGTATAACACGCTTATAGACGGTCTATGTAGATTGGGGGACTTGGATATTGCCAAGCGGATAAAGGATGATATGATTAGACAGGGACCTCATCCTGATGTGTTTACTTTTACAATTCTTGTTAGGGGATTTTGCAAGATGGGGAACTTGCCAATGGCTAAGGAAATGTTTGATGAAATGCTAAGTAGAGGATTGCGGCCAGACCGTTTTGCATACATAACTAGGATAGTGGGTGAACTCAAGCTTGGTGACCCATCTAAGGCTTTTGGCATGCAGGAAGAAATGCTAGCCAAAGGCTTTCCGCCCGATTTAATCACGTATAATGTCTTCATCAATGGGCTCTATAAATTGGGCAATTTGAAAGAAGCAAATGATCTTGTGCAGAAAATGCTCCACAATGGATTTGTTCCGGATCATGTGACATATACTAGCATCATCCATGCTCACTTGATGGCTGGGCATCTTAGGAAGGCTAGAGTAGTGTTCTATGATATGTTGAAGAAAGGGATATTTCCTTCGGTTGTGACTTACACAGTTTTGATTCATTCATATGCTGTTAGGGGAAGGCTGGATCTTGCTATTATGTACTTCTTTGAGATGCAAGACAAAGGTGTTGATCCAAATGTGATCACCTACAATGCTTTAATCAACGGGCTTTGCAAAGAGAGAAAGATGgaacaagcatacaatttttttgCGGAAATGGAATCAAAGGGTATTTCTGCAAATAAGTATACATACACTATTTTGATAAATGAGAACTGCAACTTAGGCCATTGGCAGGAAGCTTTGCGGTTGTACAAGGATATGCTAGATAGAGAAATTGAGCCTGATTCTTGCACACATAGTGCACTATTGAAGCATCTAAGCAAAGACTATAAGTTCCATGCAGTTAAGCATTTTGAGAATGTAATTAGAGGGGGGTGAATAAACCGATGATGTAACGATGAAGAAGATTTTGGCATTCCCACATGACAAATGAGTAAAAGAAGATTCCTTTGTTTGGATGGGTTTTGCCTCATCAAGGTTCAAATTTGCCAAGATGCGATCGTGCATATTTTTCTCTTGCACGGTAAGAATTTGttttttcatcaaatgcatGATACCTTGTGTTACTAACTATTATATCTCTTTTGCTCTTTACACATTTCCTAATTTGTTTTAGGATGAAGATGCCAACAGTTGTTTCGGATGATTTTAAGATGGGCAAACTCCAATTATTTAAGGCTTTTACAGGTTAAATTCTGTGACTAGGTAATAGTTGGAAGAGTGTGGATTTTATCAATTTTGATTCAAAGATACGCAACACTACACGTCAAAGGCAAGTGGTATACAGATGAAGCATAGTTCTCTATCCTAATATTTGAAACACATCTATCACATAATCATAccccattttttatttatttctcttagTCCTTTGGGTGGAAGAGATTTGTTTTACTCAGTGGTGCTTATTATTTGCACGGTAATTGTGATTATTCTTTGTAATTCCGGCGATACACATTTTTTACACCACAATTTGTATAAGGAATggaaaataaaaagtttgaCTTCTTCTGTTTAAGGTAGTCAATGACTGTAGAACAACTTTCTCAGTATTGTATTATATCCTGCTACTCACCTACAATTTTTTGTtcgttaatatatttttatcgtTACATGCTACTGATATGTTATCTCTTTATCTAAGGCCCTGTTTGattagtgttttaaaaaattagaaaagaaaaaaagttgtttGATTGATTTTTCTGAATCCCTTCCCTGTTACCTTTTATTTGAATCTTTGCTGTTCCTGTttgattagtattttttttaaattagtttttttttaatctattcatAAATGTCAATTTTGTAAATACAAGCGACACTAAATATTGGGTTTGAAGAAAAGCGCTGAAGAGCATTTTGTCAGTCACAAGTGCTCGTCTAACACCTAGGTTTTCATTATCAAGCATATCACTATTTCTTCTTTAGACATTTATATCTCGCTATTTGATTTGATCGATAAAAAAGTGCTCACGACACGAGTAAGACATAGACACAAaacaggaagaaaaaaaaaccaaacattatcgattttttttttctgtggAGATTTTAGTTATGTCTCATTGCTTCTTCTTTTTCACCTTTGTTGTCTATAAGAATCTTTTTGTTAGAGGCCTTCTTTTTTGTCTCGCTTTATATTCCCTTTTCTTCACGTAAGCTTCATTTTGTTCTATTGTGTTTGTTACGATGATCATGCATCCCTCATAAGGTGAATATGCCACTCTTCCCCTTTGCTTTGGGCTGTTACCTGTAGTTGTCCATGGTAGATAGAATGTTAGACTGGTAAAGTGCATAGCAGGAAGATAACAAAGCAAGAGTCAAAATGAAAAGATAAATATAGAAGCTGCTGCCTGCAGCTGGAACCAAAGAAAAGGAAGAGAAAGAGAACAAAAGCAAAACAAGAGAGAGTGGGTTTGTTTCCCAACCTGCAAGGTGCTGACTGGGAAAGTGAGCAGAAAGAGATTGAGTTCGCCAAAAATGGAAGGTACTGGCTTGAAATCAACAGGTGCAAGCTGGAAAGTTGCCGGGGATGTTTTTGGGTCGCCAGAAATTGATAGGCTATGAAGCTGTTATAGTCTGAAGGTGATAATCGAgggtttattttgttttcttttctcttaAGCCACGGTTGGCTGTGAATTCCCTAAAAGACTCCTAGCCTCCCCTGGAATGTCCATTTTTAAGGTTTTTCTAGGTTTTTGGGGTCCCTCCCCAGGGGCAGCCCTGTAGTCATGTTTTTTTTGGCTACATCTTCAATTTTGACACAAGTGCTTAGGGAACTGTTTTGTAGCCGTgcttttacatttttatttgtttttctatgCAGAGTTTAGGTGGAATAAGTGATATTCAGGATGAGAATGATCGTTCTGAAATGCGTATAGTCTTTGAGgtgaaatatataaatatggGTCTGGTCCTAATTTCTATATCCTGTTGTTTATGACACACAAGAAAAGCAAAAAAAGTAAAGGAAAAAAGAGAGTGCTGAGTATTAAATGATGACTAATTTCACCCACTTTGCAGCTGAAGCAGGAATCAGATCCTTTGATGGTTATGAATAATCTTTATCGCTTAACATCTTGCTCTACATTTAATTGTAACATGGTGTGGTAAGTTGGTTGTGTTGCACCTTTTTATCCTTCTCAAAATAACCAATTAAAATACTCTGAATCTCTGATCATTGATGCCATTCTGATTATTGATTGTTATTACTTTTCCCTATATCTAggaaatgtattttaataaatgaataaattaatatctttTGGAAGGATGATTGTTCTATACACATTGGATCCCTGGGGGCTCACTGGACCCGTTAACTGGCATAGAACTAGTACTTGGTgatatttgaggaaaatgttgtTTGGACAAAATGTATTGACTATGAATTGTGGATTGACAAATACATTGAGGAAaatgtatttgaggaaaatgtatTGACAAATACATGTGGCTTCTTCTTGTTCTATGATCTGTATTATTACTCTTCATTAATACTTCACATCTTAATTTGAACATACGttttattttctgatttattTGTAGCATTCTTAACGGACAACCTAAACAAATGGGACTGAAGAAATTGTAGCAGGTGAGTACTTACTGGCTTCAGTAGTCTACAGTGTTTGTCCCATATCATCTATGGTTatttgaagagaaaaaatatCACTAAGTAACTCACCATCTACATTGATCTGTGAATAATCTTCTCGGCCTTAGTTTATTCAGGTGTTACTTAGTTACTTTGTTTAATTAGTTTTCAGTCACAACTGTAACTGCACTAAGTTCAACTCAGCCTTAAATATGAGTGCCCACAGTTGGTGCGAAGTTATTTTTTCTGTCCAAGCTCCAAATATCAAATTGCTctttgaacttctttttctttaacAGCCCTCTCTAGCCCACAAGCCCTTTTTTTAGTGTTTCGGTGGTGTAATATGAATTTCCCATTTGTCTTAGTTATTGAAACATCTAATTAGACCCGTAATCAAGCCAAAATAATTTGGAAACTACACTTAATATCCAATTTCCGTAATGACACATTTTCTCTCTGCTAGGAGCCACTAATATTTTTAGCATCTTATAAGCGTGTGTATCCtgtaattactttttttatttggtgTTAGTCATTTGTGTGTAAGATGATGGCGTTGTTTTGAAGGTTGGAATCTGCTAAAAAAATTGGCTTGATATTTAACGTTACTAAAGGCATTTTTAGACTTCAGATACTCTGTTGTTGAGAGACATGCAAGATTTCAGTTATCAAAAGCAAAACAGAGAAAGCATGTTGTGAGGTATGTCACAAAATTCATAGGATCTATTTGTGTCTATATTGTCATGTGCGTAGAGTATAAAGCTTGCACATATTTCACCTACAGAGCAGTTTATAATCATTGGTTGAAAGGCTGGCAAACTATTATGGCTGAAATTGGTGAATCACAAGATGTTCGGTGTGGTCCATTCAACCAAGTACATTGATTGATCACATAATCTTTAGGAATTGGCCAAACTGGTGTAGTGTGATTAATTTAACAAGTGTCttggaaataaaaaataattatttgatattgtttgattgttgcttctttAACGACTATGGTTGTATAGTGAATTTTTGTCAGGGGAGTTATTTTGATGCGGCTTGATCATGCTGGAAAGGTTCAGTCTGCTTCCTTAATCTCAGTAAGAGATGTTTGGCTGAAGAAGTTCTTGCTATCGTCCAAGGCTAGTTGTAGATGAACCTCCATGTTCAAAAGCGTATACTTGTTCAGATGCCTATCTTAAATCTATGCGAGGAGATATGCTTTCAGTGGTGATTGTTCTAGTCCTGTTCGTGTCCTATCATGTGTaacatttattttgtttgaggGGTGGGTATTGTCTTCCAATGGTGGTTGAGAGAAGTGCTGTAATTTGATTGTAacatttgtaaattttgttaCTGAAAACAAGTGAAAAACACACATCTGGGGTTGATATCAGTGCAAAGGAAAATTTGTTAGTACACGAAAGGATTGTAAAGCAAAATTCAACAAACGAGTTTCAACTCTGATTTGTATATGTAGCATTGTAAGAAGTGCcaactatttaattatttatatcttggatttaaattatacttttctGTCATGGGAATCTTCTCCATATTGAATTTTCCTTAAGTCTTATAACCTTGTTCTTAAACTAGTAAATTTGTGTATTATTAAACAATTGTAATGCAAACTGAATAAATGACAATTTTGGTGGCAAAACTATAGTAGCAAGATCGTGGTTTTTATGTATGGATAATGTTgagattttatttgattagtaaGCTAATTGGCATATAATTTGTATCTGCAGTCAAAAGAAACTGTAGGAAATCCATTTCTTGCACGAACGactgataaataataaattgttttgaAGGGGTTGACATCATGTTAAGTATTGTGCTTTAATAGCAACCGTATTTTTATTAAGTAGCTCCTGGTAGTATGAATGTTTAAATGTGTAAGCCTGGATTTAATGATTATTTGAAGGTCCATCTCTAAAGTAAGCGCAGTGTTATTGTTTGAATAAAAACAAGGGTTATGCAAACAAGTGCCGCCGTTAGAGTACTTGTtaaacaatcataaaaaataatagttttaaatagaaaaaaatcacTTTAAATTTTCAGATATTGATtacataaatttcaaaatattattttctcttcagACTGCTTAATAAATACCCTTGAAACACTTGTTAGTATTTCTCCAAAAACAAAAACCAGCTGCTGTTGCTGTTGTACCATATTTGGTTCACCGAccattaaatatataacagtatttttaaattattagtgtACTGGTGCTATCAAATAACTTGTTTCTACACAACATATATTTCTTAGGAGTACATTTATAACATTATATAACAGTGTCAGAGTTTCACGTTGTCAACTGAATGGAAATGTTTATCAAACTACATTCAATGAATCCAACACAAAGCATCCAGAGACAATAATGAAGTTTCAAACCAAAAGTTAGCAAAATGCAAAACATCAATTGTATTTCATCAAAAACTGTGCATCACCAAATACATTGGAAATACTTTATTCAGGACAGAATTCAAAGCTGTTGTGTCTCTGGCTACCGCAAACAGACACAACCTAGAAACAAACGCAACCAAGACGGATCATAGAATGTATccaaatcaaatatatagaacATTGAAGCAAATGTTTGACACCCAACAATCTCAATTTGATTGATTAATGGGAAGAAACTTTCAGGTTGAGGGATTTGTTGAACCAAGCCCTCCAACTACCACTTCCCCTGCGTGAAAGTGATGTAGTCCCACTTCCACCATCAGCTGCCTCATTTGTAGCTTGTGGATTCTTGCATAGCACAAAATTCCGAGCTCCATGTGATCCAATTTTATCCCATGGACTCAAAACTGCAGCACCATCAAACCACAATCCAGTTAGAGGGGTATTTTATTGAAACTATAGAACTTCATAACTTGCAACAAATTTAGGCTATAAAAactatcaaatataaattatcatattttattaaaactcCCTTTTAATCTTAACATAAATCAAGATAATTCAAAAGTAAAGTTTGCAAATACTCTACATTGATCTTaaagaattttgttttaatccTCCGGTTCTCAGGGATTGCGTCACTAGTAATCTAGTGTTTGGTTGAGAGGTAAGAAAAACATGATAAATAATTGTTGCATCGGAATTTGAATTCGGACAATTGGTTCTTAACTGAAGCCCTTTAACCACTAGACCTCAGTTATTTGGTTAATCTATGATTTTCatttatctctctctctctaaataTAATAACTATTGGTCTTgtctttcattttaataaataataaatgagtaatAAAAAGCATGGAAATTGTGCAGTTGAATGAAAAATGAATACCAGCAGATCCAAGAAGAGGACAATAAAGACAGAAAGCGTTGTTATCACTCCCCAAAACAGGTAATCGACCTTCACGTGCAT
The genomic region above belongs to Cicer arietinum cultivar CDC Frontier isolate Library 1 chromosome 4, Cicar.CDCFrontier_v2.0, whole genome shotgun sequence and contains:
- the LOC101496964 gene encoding uncharacterized protein; translated protein: MTLSSSFRASKPFFSLSIKRSLLPFSTLPHKNDITHSQYDAVSHHFRAAVTQPELLLRVLNSVKHRPILALRFFRWAEKQSGFKRSESAFVAILEILARNGFMRSAYCVMEKVIDVKIDAVVLDVLVNNYNGGAGCGSEVSVKLLDLLLWIYAKKSALENCLLIFYKMIHSGLLPDVRNCNRVLKLLRDRSMVNEAKEVYNVMVECGIRPTTVTYNTLLDSFCKQGEVGQAMELLLMMRSIGCVPNDVSYNVLVNGLSSKGDLKEANELIEEMWELGLEVSAHTYNPLIRGYCKKGMLEEATSLVEKMLGRGALPTVATYNTVMYGLCRLGRVSDARQLLDVMVNKNLMPDLVSYNTLIYGYSRLGVLGEAFLLFVELRYKNLVPSVVTYNTLIDGLCRLGDLDIAKRIKDDMIRQGPHPDVFTFTILVRGFCKMGNLPMAKEMFDEMLSRGLRPDRFAYITRIVGELKLGDPSKAFGMQEEMLAKGFPPDLITYNVFINGLYKLGNLKEANDLVQKMLHNGFVPDHVTYTSIIHAHLMAGHLRKARVVFYDMLKKGIFPSVVTYTVLIHSYAVRGRLDLAIMYFFEMQDKGVDPNVITYNALINGLCKERKMEQAYNFFAEMESKGISANKYTYTILINENCNLGHWQEALRLYKDMLDREIEPDSCTHSALLKHLSKDYKFHAVKHFENVIRGG
- the LOC101497295 gene encoding uncharacterized protein At4g22758, translated to MLMNKQKKTQITNNNKRRLLISINVMGSAGPIRFVVNEEELVAAVIETTLKSYAREGRLPVLGSDNNAFCLYCPLLGSAVLSPWDKIGSHGARNFVLCKNPQATNEAADGGSGTTSLSRRGSGSWRAWFNKSLNLKVSSH